The Pseudanabaena galeata CCNP1313 genome includes a region encoding these proteins:
- the urtC gene encoding urea ABC transporter permease subunit UrtC: MIEDISQNIPTPSISQKNWRSLGIEVGVGLAIALILIFVIPPIFSATGQAFRITMLGRFLALAIVALGIDLIWGFTGLLSLGHGVFFGLGGYALAMHLKLQFPAESTQKLPEFMPLYGINKLPALWEPFHSFQFTVLAIVLIPAIVGAVLGYLVFRNRIRGVYFSILTQATTIIFFNFFNGQQQLINGTNGLTDFKTIFGYDINAPETQRVFYILTVVFLGLAYALCRWLTSGRFGRLLIALRDDENRARFSGYDPTGFKVLVFAISAVLAGIGGALFTPQTGIISPKSMDIALSIEMVIWVAVGGRATLIGALIGTILVNFAKSLLSEQFPEIWLFFQGAMFLIVVMVLPDGLVGWCRTSGVLLFKRIFFGRPTVTYPSLELDPEVQSERENPRN; the protein is encoded by the coding sequence ATGATAGAAGATATTTCTCAAAATATTCCAACTCCATCGATATCTCAGAAAAATTGGCGATCGCTAGGGATTGAAGTTGGTGTCGGCTTAGCGATCGCCTTGATACTGATTTTTGTGATCCCCCCAATTTTTAGTGCGACGGGACAAGCTTTTAGAATCACGATGCTAGGTCGATTTTTAGCTTTAGCGATCGTTGCTCTAGGGATTGACCTGATCTGGGGATTTACTGGACTTTTGAGCTTAGGACATGGAGTCTTTTTTGGTTTGGGTGGATACGCCCTTGCAATGCACTTAAAACTGCAATTTCCTGCTGAGTCCACCCAAAAGCTGCCTGAGTTTATGCCTCTGTATGGAATTAATAAACTTCCTGCTCTTTGGGAACCTTTTCACTCTTTCCAATTTACAGTCTTAGCGATCGTGCTGATCCCTGCGATTGTGGGCGCAGTCTTAGGATACTTAGTATTTAGAAATCGCATTCGTGGAGTGTATTTCTCAATTCTTACTCAAGCCACCACGATTATCTTTTTTAACTTTTTCAACGGTCAGCAGCAACTGATTAATGGCACGAATGGACTGACTGATTTTAAGACCATTTTTGGCTACGATATTAATGCTCCTGAAACCCAAAGAGTCTTCTATATTTTAACTGTAGTCTTTTTAGGGCTTGCCTATGCACTTTGCCGATGGCTAACTAGTGGTAGATTTGGGCGCTTATTAATTGCATTAAGAGATGATGAGAACCGCGCTCGATTCTCTGGTTATGATCCCACTGGATTTAAAGTGTTAGTGTTTGCGATTTCAGCAGTTTTGGCTGGTATTGGCGGTGCGTTATTCACTCCTCAAACTGGAATCATTTCTCCAAAATCAATGGATATTGCTCTTTCCATTGAAATGGTAATTTGGGTAGCTGTGGGTGGTCGAGCTACATTGATCGGTGCATTAATCGGCACAATTTTAGTCAACTTTGCTAAGAGCTTACTGAGTGAGCAATTCCCCGAAATTTGGCTATTCTTTCAGGGTGCGATGTTCTTGATTGTCGTCATGGTACTGCCCGATGGTTTAGTTGGTTGGTGTCGCACTAGTGGCGTATTGCTATTTAAGAGAATCTTTTTTGGCAGACCGACGGTTACATATCCCAGTCTTGAGTTAGATCCAGAGGTACAAAGTGAAAGGGAAAATCCTAGAAATTGA
- a CDS encoding NACHT domain-containing protein — translation MVVALMLRASSDILSKAQDELTLRGYTPLQLASELSLAVQLVENFLNGEIVDRNTYDLVCEKLNISINSVQDLSIENQDDSHISNSSTNVSTNSNLVDNAISATNSNNNISVDKISQNTGDSSSLLAEAGVDKSFQSIRKNISSALIRQCDRFRIIDINTPICLHNLYTEINVFTTLPSSQQLDLNEAFANVSPEQYDRFYLNKLCPPTIPSNQALEESKLILLVGGLGSGKTTLLKYWAMACITGNVLPRYVPLFLPLRSLVSLQDLGDPLLWLKQQLINYGLSDEFLDHQVLDRLVNQGRFLLLCDELDDLPETHRAEIARKILRFSDRYPKNRLVVATRNPIYSHILESFSTVGIAPFEESQITTFASKWFQTTCSDKPKKNEKFQQLLSTNQPLAEIASNPLLLTHLCSVFSNYEYLKPNFYQETLNLLLTKWEQTKCLTSYPNQVLSTSQKLDLLSYVAIVSLDRHGYVWQNNQLEEDFQDCIAASHNLSKLAINYDQVFQLFKWQHSIFVECAKGIYSLAHTTLHDYLAAYRIANSTPSDAQKYLLERIYLKRWHGVIVMTVSISQQADRMLKMMKRKIDDLVSQDPQLQSFLTWVNQQSIQIQTPYKAVTIRALYLDIDLENTRSLDRARALDIAHSRSLERARSKALGNDNTMETEVDIDYTINLALNLDLALYFANHPVLELACILEPDLQRGLQFLRQKFPDPSKNREAFAKWWQSKGLDWSKKLRNLIVQHRKSSQEWQFSDNQLKVLRTYHDANKLLIECLNNAEYVSPLVKSQIESTLLLPQGEYSILQY, via the coding sequence ATGGTTGTAGCCTTAATGCTAAGAGCATCTTCAGATATCCTTAGCAAAGCACAAGATGAACTCACCCTTAGAGGATATACGCCTTTACAGTTAGCCAGTGAGCTTAGTTTGGCAGTGCAACTAGTCGAGAATTTCTTAAATGGAGAAATAGTTGATCGCAACACCTATGATTTAGTTTGTGAAAAGCTAAATATTTCTATAAACTCCGTTCAGGATTTATCGATAGAAAATCAAGATGATTCACACATTTCAAACTCTAGTACAAATGTATCTACTAATAGTAATTTAGTTGATAATGCTATATCAGCTACAAACTCAAACAACAATATAAGTGTAGATAAAATCTCTCAAAATACAGGTGATAGTTCCTCTCTACTTGCAGAAGCTGGGGTAGATAAATCATTTCAGTCAATTCGCAAAAATATTTCTTCTGCTTTGATTCGCCAATGCGATCGCTTCAGGATTATTGATATTAATACTCCAATTTGTTTGCATAATTTATATACAGAGATTAATGTTTTTACTACCTTGCCAAGTAGTCAGCAGCTTGATCTTAATGAAGCTTTTGCTAATGTATCTCCTGAACAATATGATCGCTTTTATTTAAATAAACTTTGTCCACCCACAATTCCATCAAATCAGGCTCTAGAAGAATCTAAACTAATCTTGTTGGTTGGTGGTTTAGGCTCAGGGAAAACGACATTACTAAAATATTGGGCAATGGCTTGTATCACAGGTAATGTCTTACCTAGATATGTACCGCTATTTCTGCCCCTGCGATCGCTTGTTTCACTGCAAGATCTTGGCGATCCACTTCTATGGTTAAAGCAACAATTGATTAACTATGGATTGTCCGATGAATTTTTAGATCACCAAGTTTTAGATCGATTAGTAAATCAAGGGCGTTTTTTACTGCTTTGTGATGAGTTAGATGACCTACCAGAGACGCATCGAGCAGAAATTGCTCGAAAAATCTTGAGATTTAGCGATCGCTATCCCAAGAATCGCCTAGTAGTTGCCACGCGCAATCCAATTTATAGTCATATCCTAGAGTCATTTTCGACAGTGGGAATAGCACCTTTTGAAGAATCACAAATTACCACATTTGCCAGTAAATGGTTTCAAACTACTTGCTCTGACAAGCCGAAGAAAAATGAAAAGTTCCAACAATTGCTTTCCACAAATCAACCTTTAGCGGAAATAGCCAGTAATCCTCTATTACTAACTCATCTTTGTTCTGTCTTTAGTAATTATGAGTATCTTAAACCTAACTTTTATCAAGAAACCCTAAATTTACTATTAACCAAATGGGAGCAGACTAAGTGCTTGACTAGTTACCCCAATCAAGTATTATCAACTTCTCAAAAACTAGACCTACTTTCCTATGTGGCGATCGTGTCGCTTGATCGCCACGGTTATGTATGGCAAAACAACCAACTTGAGGAAGACTTTCAGGACTGTATTGCAGCTAGTCACAACTTATCCAAGTTAGCGATTAATTACGATCAGGTTTTTCAGCTTTTCAAGTGGCAACATAGCATATTTGTTGAATGTGCCAAAGGAATTTACTCACTTGCTCATACCACGTTACATGATTATCTTGCCGCCTATCGTATAGCCAATAGTACGCCAAGTGATGCTCAAAAATATCTGCTCGAACGTATATATCTCAAGCGTTGGCATGGTGTAATCGTAATGACCGTTAGTATTTCCCAGCAAGCTGATCGCATGTTGAAGATGATGAAACGCAAAATTGATGACTTGGTGAGCCAAGATCCGCAATTGCAGTCATTCTTGACATGGGTTAACCAACAGTCAATTCAGATCCAAACCCCTTACAAAGCCGTGACGATTCGGGCTTTATATTTAGATATTGATTTAGAAAATACGCGATCGCTAGATCGCGCCCGCGCCTTAGATATTGCTCATTCTCGATCCTTAGAACGCGCTCGCAGCAAGGCTTTAGGCAACGATAACACAATGGAAACAGAGGTGGATATCGATTACACAATTAATTTGGCACTCAATTTAGACTTGGCTTTATATTTTGCTAACCATCCTGTTTTAGAGTTGGCTTGCATACTTGAGCCAGATCTACAAAGAGGATTGCAGTTTTTGCGTCAGAAGTTTCCCGATCCTTCTAAAAATCGAGAAGCTTTTGCCAAGTGGTGGCAGTCTAAGGGGCTAGATTGGTCTAAAAAATTACGTAACTTGATTGTTCAGCACCGTAAAAGTTCGCAAGAGTGGCAGTTCAGCGACAATCAACTCAAAGTATTGCGGACATACCATGATGCCAATAAGCTTTTGATCGAATGCTTGAATAATGCTGAATATGTCAGCCCCCTAGTTAAGAGTCAAATAGAGTCCACATTGCTACTTCCTCAGGGCGAGTACAGCATATTGCAGTACTAA
- a CDS encoding ROK family protein, translating into MSLLTLAIDVGGSSIKAIILQDDRTPISKRSLIYTPHPATPDIIVATLIDLIAEQGKYDRISIGFPSVVEHGVTRGAINLHPDWDGFPLEEVLRCQLGKPIRIANDADVQGCGAITGKGVELVITLGTGFGSSLFLNGKLLPNLELGQHIFVGRETYEDLLGQAALEKIGVDLWNIRLLEVIASLYKLFNYDQLYIGGGNARLVTLQFPPNLSDKVAIVSNDLGLIGGLALWQS; encoded by the coding sequence GTGAGTTTGTTAACATTAGCGATTGATGTAGGTGGAAGTAGTATCAAAGCGATCATCTTGCAAGATGATCGTACTCCAATATCAAAGCGATCGCTTATTTATACTCCACATCCTGCTACTCCTGATATCATCGTGGCGACCTTAATCGACTTAATTGCTGAGCAGGGGAAATATGATCGTATTTCCATTGGATTTCCTAGCGTTGTCGAACATGGGGTAACAAGGGGCGCAATTAATTTACATCCTGACTGGGATGGATTCCCTTTGGAGGAAGTACTCCGATGTCAATTGGGTAAACCGATCAGAATCGCTAATGATGCTGATGTACAGGGATGTGGGGCAATCACAGGTAAAGGTGTAGAATTAGTAATTACTCTAGGTACTGGATTTGGATCATCACTATTTCTCAATGGTAAGCTATTGCCAAATCTAGAACTAGGGCAACATATTTTTGTTGGTCGTGAAACCTATGAAGATCTTTTAGGACAAGCGGCTCTGGAGAAAATTGGTGTGGATTTGTGGAATATCAGATTGCTAGAGGTGATCGCTTCCCTTTATAAGTTATTTAACTATGACCAGCTTTATATTGGCGGCGGCAATGCTCGCTTAGTTACTTTACAATTCCCCCCAAATTTGTCGGACAAAGTAGCGATCGTGTCTAATGATTTGGGATTGATTGGTGGGCTTGCTTTGTGGCAATCCTAG
- a CDS encoding YegS/Rv2252/BmrU family lipid kinase gives MKPESMCLIFNPVSGQGDPEQDLALIKSILEPAIALDVQMTTPDISAATLAKKAVGLGATALIASGGDGTLSAVAEALIGKNIPLGIISRGTANGFANALGLPTAIAPACESILAGHTRIVDAAICNGLPMLLLAGIGFEAETVKHAGREAKNWLGVLAYVAAGIEQLGKMQQFDAEIETEDKIITVTAAALTIANAAPPTSILAQGVAGVIFDDGLLDLTIVATQSKTTAIAASFELLTSALSGEAVNHPDIGYLRAKSFKIKTNPPQRVVLDGEIIGHTPIEIKCIPDGLVIFVPQTEPKQLEEKLEGLPNLTVTLKDNPHSNLT, from the coding sequence ATGAAGCCAGAATCTATGTGTTTGATTTTTAATCCTGTCTCTGGTCAAGGCGATCCTGAACAAGACTTAGCCTTAATTAAGTCAATTCTCGAACCTGCGATCGCCTTAGATGTGCAGATGACTACCCCTGATATCAGTGCCGCGACACTAGCAAAAAAAGCTGTAGGACTTGGAGCGACTGCTCTGATTGCATCAGGCGGTGATGGCACTCTCTCCGCCGTAGCCGAGGCCTTAATTGGTAAAAATATTCCCTTGGGGATTATCTCGCGAGGAACAGCCAATGGTTTTGCAAATGCATTAGGACTACCAACTGCGATCGCCCCTGCTTGTGAAAGCATTTTGGCTGGACATACGCGCATCGTTGATGCCGCAATCTGTAATGGTTTGCCGATGCTGCTACTAGCAGGTATTGGATTTGAAGCAGAAACCGTAAAACATGCAGGTCGAGAAGCTAAAAATTGGTTAGGAGTATTAGCTTATGTCGCGGCTGGAATTGAGCAGTTGGGTAAGATGCAACAGTTTGATGCAGAAATCGAAACCGAAGATAAAATAATTACAGTTACCGCCGCCGCTTTGACGATCGCCAATGCGGCTCCACCTACATCGATTTTGGCTCAGGGGGTTGCTGGGGTAATTTTTGATGATGGACTTTTAGATTTGACGATTGTCGCCACCCAATCTAAAACTACGGCGATCGCTGCTTCCTTTGAGTTACTAACTTCGGCTTTGAGTGGTGAAGCGGTTAATCATCCTGATATCGGCTACCTGCGAGCCAAGAGTTTTAAAATCAAAACGAATCCTCCCCAACGTGTAGTTTTGGATGGAGAAATTATTGGTCATACTCCAATAGAAATAAAATGTATTCCCGATGGACTAGTAATATTCGTACCTCAGACTGAACCAAAACAGCTTGAGGAGAAACTTGAAGGTTTGCCAAATCTAACGGTTACGCTTAAAGACAATCCACATAGTAATCTAACGTGA
- the folD gene encoding bifunctional methylenetetrahydrofolate dehydrogenase/methenyltetrahydrofolate cyclohydrolase FolD has product MAIIIDGKALAKKMQRAIAEEVAQLHPEYGRPPGLAVLMVGDNPASAAYVKNKETACHKSGIASFGKHFPASITQAELELVIDELNADDRVDGILIQLPLPDKFNAIALLNRLDPDKDADGLHPNNLGKLARGESGLRSCTPAGVMELLAEAKIDIAGKNAVVIGRSILVGKPVALMLLEENATVTIAHSRTKNLAEITRKADILIAAIGRPEFVTAEMVKPDAVIIDVGINRITDYEGKSRLVGDVDYASVSGVASHITPVPGGVGPMTVTMLLHNTLWSYKEKFAKSKNC; this is encoded by the coding sequence ATGGCAATAATTATTGATGGCAAAGCCCTTGCAAAAAAAATGCAAAGGGCGATCGCCGAAGAAGTCGCACAACTACATCCAGAGTATGGTCGCCCTCCAGGGCTAGCTGTGCTAATGGTAGGGGATAATCCTGCTAGTGCTGCTTATGTCAAAAACAAAGAAACTGCCTGCCATAAATCAGGAATTGCCTCCTTTGGCAAACATTTTCCTGCAAGCATTACTCAAGCCGAACTAGAGCTAGTTATTGATGAATTAAATGCCGATGATCGCGTCGATGGCATTTTGATTCAGTTGCCTTTACCTGACAAATTCAATGCGATCGCCCTTTTAAATCGCCTTGATCCCGACAAAGATGCCGATGGCTTGCATCCCAATAACTTAGGTAAACTAGCGCGGGGGGAATCAGGCTTGCGGAGTTGCACTCCTGCGGGAGTGATGGAGCTATTAGCCGAAGCCAAAATTGATATTGCTGGCAAAAATGCTGTGGTGATTGGTCGCAGCATTCTGGTAGGTAAACCTGTCGCCCTAATGCTTTTGGAAGAAAACGCTACCGTGACAATCGCCCATTCCCGTACTAAAAATCTTGCCGAAATTACCCGTAAAGCTGACATCTTAATTGCAGCGATCGGTCGTCCTGAATTTGTAACTGCCGAGATGGTCAAGCCAGACGCAGTAATAATTGATGTGGGGATTAACCGCATTACCGACTACGAAGGCAAATCTCGCTTAGTTGGTGATGTGGACTATGCCAGTGTCAGTGGGGTCGCGTCCCACATTACACCAGTCCCCGGAGGTGTTGGTCCCATGACCGTAACCATGCTGCTGCACAATACCTTATGGAGTTACAAAGAAAAGTTTGCTAAATCTAAGAATTGCTGA
- a CDS encoding ABC transporter permease subunit, with the protein MTENLLQLLQGVFNGISTGSVLLLAALGLAIVFGLMGVINMAHGELMMFGAYTTFVVQNGFKNLGEPWTDFYVFAALIAAFLVTATIGFLLEKGVIRHLYGRPLETLLATWGVSLIFQQFVRSINWVILAGLVVFSILYFVGVWILQKRPNWESIRNWAIAILLPLSLAISVTVSVLMAQIYKIAVTQPWFGAQNVDVTAPKWLRGGMEIGSIQLPYVRLFIIALTIICVISIYLFLEKSPWGLRIRAVMQNRQMSSCLGIPTKTVDALTFSLGSGLAGVAGCAVSFLGSVGPNTGQNYIVDTFMVVVVGGVGKLVGSIAAAMAIGITSYLFGSQTFVTLFGPQSPVAGFFTFFGTTSMAKVLLFLAIVAFLQYKPAGMFPQKGRSVEL; encoded by the coding sequence ATGACAGAGAATCTTCTCCAACTTCTTCAAGGAGTATTTAACGGCATCAGTACAGGTTCTGTTTTGTTGCTAGCTGCACTAGGTTTGGCAATCGTATTTGGTTTGATGGGCGTAATTAATATGGCTCATGGCGAACTGATGATGTTTGGAGCTTATACAACTTTTGTAGTGCAGAATGGCTTCAAAAATTTGGGAGAACCTTGGACAGATTTCTATGTTTTTGCCGCATTAATTGCCGCTTTTCTAGTGACCGCAACGATTGGCTTCCTTTTGGAAAAGGGGGTGATTCGCCATCTCTATGGACGACCCCTTGAGACGCTGTTGGCAACGTGGGGCGTGAGCCTGATTTTTCAACAATTTGTGCGTAGTATCAATTGGGTAATCCTAGCTGGTTTAGTAGTTTTTAGCATTTTGTATTTTGTTGGGGTCTGGATTCTCCAGAAAAGACCAAATTGGGAATCAATCCGTAACTGGGCGATCGCTATTCTTTTGCCGCTGTCTCTAGCCATTTCAGTTACTGTATCTGTATTAATGGCTCAGATCTATAAGATTGCTGTAACTCAACCTTGGTTTGGAGCGCAAAACGTGGATGTAACTGCTCCGAAGTGGTTGCGTGGCGGTATGGAGATTGGCTCAATCCAGTTGCCCTATGTGCGCTTATTTATTATCGCTTTAACCATTATTTGTGTAATTAGTATTTATCTGTTCTTAGAGAAATCGCCTTGGGGATTACGCATCCGCGCAGTCATGCAAAACCGCCAAATGAGTTCTTGTTTAGGAATTCCCACTAAAACCGTTGACGCACTTACTTTTTCTCTTGGCTCAGGACTTGCAGGGGTTGCGGGTTGTGCGGTTAGTTTCCTTGGCTCAGTGGGACCTAATACTGGTCAAAACTACATTGTTGATACCTTTATGGTGGTTGTGGTTGGCGGTGTTGGTAAGCTTGTTGGTAGTATTGCAGCCGCCATGGCGATCGGTATTACTAGCTATCTATTTGGATCGCAAACCTTTGTCACTTTGTTTGGTCCACAAAGTCCTGTGGCGGGATTTTTTACTTTCTTTGGTACTACCAGCATGGCAAAAGTATTACTTTTCCTAGCGATTGTTGCCTTCTTGCAGTATAAGCCTGCGGGCATGTTCCCTCAAAAGGGGCGATCGGTAGAGTTGTAA
- a CDS encoding divergent PAP2 family protein — protein sequence MNIHPVGEILDNQVLLIALCSSLTAQLLKLFIELAQFGKIRFKVLFETGGMPSSHSALVSALATGIGRTQGWDTPQFAIATVFAFIVMYDAAGIRLAAGKQAKVLNQIMVEVFEEEHDPLKELLGHTPAQVVAGSILGILLMWWFL from the coding sequence ATGAACATACATCCTGTTGGCGAAATCCTCGATAACCAAGTTCTACTAATTGCTTTATGTTCTAGCTTGACAGCTCAACTTCTAAAATTGTTCATTGAGCTAGCCCAATTTGGGAAAATTAGATTCAAGGTGCTATTTGAAACAGGTGGTATGCCTAGCTCTCATTCGGCGCTAGTTTCGGCACTAGCGACAGGGATTGGACGCACCCAAGGATGGGACACCCCACAATTTGCGATCGCGACAGTCTTTGCTTTTATCGTAATGTATGATGCCGCAGGTATCCGACTTGCCGCAGGTAAGCAAGCCAAGGTTCTCAATCAAATCATGGTGGAAGTATTTGAAGAAGAACATGATCCACTCAAGGAGTTATTAGGTCATACTCCAGCTCAGGTCGTCGCTGGTTCTATTTTAGGTATCTTGCTAATGTGGTGGTTCTTATAG
- the crtE gene encoding geranylgeranyl diphosphate synthase CrtE, protein MPSSTVAFNLDKYLRDLKQEVEAALDASIAVTYPEKIYESMRYSLMAGGKRLRPILCLAACELIGGERSWAMPTACAMEMVHTMSLIHDDLPSMDNDDFRRGKPTNHKVYGDDIAILAGDALLAYAFEFIADQTKGVPAERVLKVIAHLGHAVAATGLVGGQVVDLECEGKIDVTADTLTFIHIHKTAALLESCVICGALLAGANDTDIKRLSTYANNIGLAFQIIDDILDITATSEELGKTAGKDIAAQKVTYPSLWGIETSLQKAQELVEQAKVQLVNYGDAALPLMALADYITSRKN, encoded by the coding sequence ATGCCATCATCAACAGTTGCATTCAATTTAGATAAGTATTTACGCGATCTCAAACAAGAGGTTGAGGCGGCTCTTGATGCCTCGATCGCTGTTACCTATCCCGAAAAAATTTACGAATCCATGCGCTACTCGCTGATGGCTGGTGGCAAGCGTTTACGTCCGATTCTTTGCCTTGCCGCTTGCGAATTAATCGGTGGTGAGCGTTCTTGGGCTATGCCTACAGCTTGCGCGATGGAAATGGTACATACCATGTCCTTAATCCATGACGATTTGCCATCAATGGATAATGACGATTTTCGACGTGGCAAGCCGACCAATCACAAAGTTTATGGCGATGATATTGCGATTTTGGCTGGGGATGCCTTACTTGCTTATGCCTTTGAATTTATTGCCGATCAAACTAAAGGTGTACCTGCGGAGAGAGTTTTAAAAGTGATCGCGCATTTAGGTCATGCAGTAGCCGCAACGGGTTTGGTTGGCGGTCAAGTTGTTGATCTAGAATGTGAAGGTAAGATCGATGTTACTGCTGACACGCTCACGTTTATTCATATACATAAGACGGCCGCTTTGCTGGAGTCCTGTGTTATCTGTGGAGCATTATTAGCAGGTGCAAATGATACTGACATTAAACGTCTATCCACCTATGCTAATAATATTGGTTTGGCTTTTCAAATCATTGATGACATCTTAGATATCACTGCTACCTCAGAAGAGCTTGGCAAAACTGCTGGTAAAGATATCGCTGCCCAAAAAGTTACTTACCCTAGTTTGTGGGGTATTGAGACTTCACTACAAAAGGCGCAGGAACTAGTCGAACAGGCTAAAGTCCAACTCGTCAACTATGGTGATGCAGCTCTGCCACTGATGGCTCTTGCTGATTACATCACTTCTCGAAAAAACTAA
- the urtE gene encoding urea ABC transporter ATP-binding subunit UrtE: protein MEDTYDPILRINNLNVYYGESHILRNVDMGVASGKMVCLIGRNGVGKTTLLKTIMGLLKPRQGDVSFFGKDITELTPDQRARMGVGYVPQGREVMPRMTVKENLLLGLESRPVTPAVRQNLLDMVYELFPVLKSMLNRMGGDLSGGQQQQLAIARALMGQPRLLILDEPTEGIQPSIILEIESAVKHIVATTGISILLVEQHLHFVRQADWYYAMQKGGIVASGKTAELSNEVIQKFLAV, encoded by the coding sequence ATGGAAGATACTTACGATCCGATTTTACGAATTAATAATCTCAATGTTTATTATGGTGAAAGCCATATTCTGCGTAATGTTGATATGGGCGTGGCTTCGGGCAAAATGGTTTGTCTAATTGGTCGTAATGGAGTCGGTAAGACAACGCTGTTAAAAACAATTATGGGTTTGCTAAAACCTAGACAGGGAGATGTTTCTTTTTTTGGTAAAGATATTACTGAACTCACGCCCGATCAACGCGCCAGAATGGGTGTGGGCTATGTGCCTCAAGGGCGGGAAGTTATGCCCCGTATGACTGTCAAAGAGAATCTCTTACTTGGTTTAGAATCTCGACCTGTTACTCCTGCGGTTCGCCAAAATCTCTTAGATATGGTGTACGAGCTTTTCCCAGTCTTAAAATCGATGCTCAATCGCATGGGTGGTGACCTGAGCGGTGGTCAACAACAGCAATTAGCGATCGCCCGTGCTTTGATGGGACAACCTAGATTATTAATTCTTGATGAACCGACGGAAGGGATTCAGCCATCAATTATTCTAGAAATTGAATCGGCAGTTAAACATATTGTGGCAACCACTGGGATTTCAATCCTGCTTGTGGAGCAGCATTTGCACTTTGTCCGCCAAGCAGATTGGTATTATGCCATGCAAAAAGGTGGTATTGTCGCTTCTGGTAAAACAGCAGAGCTAAGCAATGAAGTGATTCAGAAATTCCTAGCCGTGTAG
- the urtD gene encoding urea ABC transporter ATP-binding protein UrtD, which yields MKGKILEIEDVTVSFDGFKAINNLNFDMEQGELRVIIGPNGAGKTTFLDVITGKVKPTEGQVKFKGRNTRSLSEHKIARMGVGRKFQTPRVYLNLTPRENLELASNPNKNVFSTLFKPPTVVEKQKVNDLLKTIGLSHKSGMKAEFLSHGEKQWLEIGMLIAQSPDLLLVDEPVAGLTDEETEKTGDLLMSLAESHSIIVIEHDMEFVRQIARKVTVLHQGSVLCEGNFEEVQNDPRVIEVYLGQQEEEH from the coding sequence GTGAAAGGGAAAATCCTAGAAATTGAAGATGTCACGGTTAGTTTTGATGGCTTTAAAGCCATTAACAACTTGAACTTTGATATGGAACAGGGTGAGCTAAGGGTAATCATTGGACCTAATGGTGCGGGTAAAACCACATTCTTAGATGTGATCACGGGCAAAGTGAAACCCACCGAAGGACAGGTGAAATTTAAAGGTAGAAATACGCGATCGCTTTCTGAGCATAAAATAGCCAGAATGGGAGTAGGACGCAAGTTTCAAACACCGCGTGTATACCTCAATCTCACACCAAGGGAGAACTTAGAGTTAGCTAGTAATCCTAATAAGAATGTCTTTTCCACATTGTTTAAGCCACCAACAGTGGTAGAGAAGCAGAAGGTCAACGATCTTTTGAAAACCATCGGACTCAGCCACAAATCAGGAATGAAAGCAGAGTTTCTCTCCCATGGTGAAAAACAATGGCTAGAAATTGGCATGTTAATTGCTCAGTCTCCAGATTTGTTGTTAGTAGATGAACCCGTTGCAGGTTTGACTGATGAAGAAACCGAAAAAACTGGTGATCTCTTGATGTCTTTGGCAGAATCCCATTCAATTATCGTCATTGAGCATGATATGGAGTTCGTGCGTCAAATTGCACGGAAGGTAACTGTCTTGCATCAAGGTAGCGTTCTTTGTGAAGGCAATTTTGAAGAAGTGCAGAACGATCCACGAGTAATTGAGGTTTATTTGGGGCAGCAGGAAGAGGAGCATTAG